One part of the Rutidosis leptorrhynchoides isolate AG116_Rl617_1_P2 chromosome 1, CSIRO_AGI_Rlap_v1, whole genome shotgun sequence genome encodes these proteins:
- the LOC139843088 gene encoding agamous-like MADS-box protein AGL27 has translation MGRKKLEMKRIEDKSSRQVTFSKRRSGLFKKARHLSVLCDVDIGVVVFSARGKLYESSSGRTNNSIQELNSKFSRYEQTRLEEGDRNIKRADADLEFLLQCRRFQTCKELLQMVDRLVEENNKEELSVTDMAQLELELDAALVQTRLRKTQLMLEYISNLKEQENKSTEEKEEMEKQATAARGDNNNNNNDGGGGLNDLATNHINLPQLVTLPLFYNG, from the exons ATGGGGCGGAAGAAGCTCGAAATGAAACGGATCGAAGACAAAAGTAGCCGTCAAGTTACGTTTTCCAAACGGAGATCAGGTTTGTTTAAAAAAGCACGGCACCTTTCCGTTCTCTGCGACGTCGATATCGGCGTCGTCGTTTTCTCCGCCCGCGGCAAGCTTTACGAATCCTCCAGTGGTCGTACTAACAACAG TATTCAAGAATTGAAT AGCAAATTCTCTAGGTACGAGCAAACTCGCCTTGAAGAGGGAGACAGGAACATTAAAAGAGCTGATGCAGATTTA GAATTCTTGTTGCAGTGCAGAAGATTCCAAACATGTAAAGAGCTTTTACAGATGGTGGACAG GCTTGTTGAAGAGAATAATAAGGAGGAGCTTTCTGTGACTGACATGGCACAACTAGAACTAGAACTTGATGCTGCTCTTGTGCAAACACGATTGAGAAAG ACTCAGTTGATGCTGGAATACATATCAAACCTTAAAGAACAG GAAAATAAATCAACAGAAGAAAAGGAAGAAATGGAGAAACAAGCAA cagcagcaagaggagataataataataataataatgatggtggtGGAGGTCTGAACGACCTTGCAACTAACCATATCAATTTACCTCAGCTTGTTACACTTCCTCTTTTTTATAATGGCTAG